AATTAGAAATCTGCAGTGTGTGAAGAGAGGAAGTGTgagcagttatttatttattttgttttgtagaTGGCAGCCTTCtggagcaacaacaaaaaaagaagaagtccCCTTGGACGTTCTCTTAAAGCCTTCCAATCAAATCAGCCAAAATTAATCTCAGAGAATGCATTTTAATGAGCCGCCTTCATCTCGGGCCAAGTTGAGGGAAAGGAGGTCCCGCAACTGCTCGATGATGCCTAGGAGAAGAAAGATAAGCCTGCACTCTAGTTTGTGAAATTTTGGGTTGCTGAAATGTAATCTGACACATGCTGTAGCTCAGAAGAAGCCCTCTCCATCTGGTATTCTGTCTGTGTGGGGATGTAAACCTGCTCAAGAAACATAACAAGAGGAAATGTTTAAATTACCAGTGTTATCTTGGCCTTTCTGACTGGTCGCTGGACTGACAGGTTGGACTGGCTGGCTGAAGACCAgtgctgacctctgaccttgaCCTGGCCCTCTGACCTTTGCTGAGCCTGTAGTCGTCCTGGTGACAGCTCCGAGGCCCAGACGCAGACCTCGGCCAGAGCGCAGGAGGCTGCCGCTCCCTCCGGCCTGAGCAGCCGTCCTTGACTGAAGAGCGTCCTCGGGGGAGCTGCCTTTAAAACTGGCGGATCTTCCCACCTAGAAATCAAAATGATGACTTCAAAGTACCATCTGATTTGTTTCACTGAAGCACAAGTCATTTGTGTGCAGTTAAATCACACTAAAGAGCCTGTCAATTGTCATTATGGCCAAAGAAATACAGTATTTCAAGCAAAGTGCCATTCTTAAATGTGGATTAcaattttacagtgtttcaggAAATGCCATTGTTTCAATACAAGCAAAAATTagcttttcctttgttttgtagttttctttttcttttctttttttttactgatttatagtatctaaaaaaaaatgatcatgCCCCTTAGATGTTCTCTTATTTGATTGTTTCTCAGCATTAAATTACGGTcaatttattttgatgttttgacAGGACTACAGAAAAAGGTACTCAGAGGAGTTATAGgcgtcttggtggcctccctcactcctCTCTTTCCTGCACACTCACTCAGATTATGAGGACGCCTTGCTCTTGGCAAATTTACACAAATGTCATATTCCTACTGATTCTTAATGATGGACTTAACTGTACTCCAAGCGATattcattgattttaaaatattcttcCATCCATACCCTGACTTTTGTTCTTCAATTATCTTTTCATTAAGTTGtttggagtgttcttttgtcttcgtTATATAGTTACAGCTGGGAGTACTGActcaccagtgactggaccttccagatacaggtgaCTTTATATTACAATCAGTAGAGACACATTCAGTGTCCtcagatgatctccatttcactaattgtgtgaCTTCTACCACAAattggctgcacctgtgttgaattagatgagtcactttaaagggaGTCGATACCTATTCTATATATctatcacttattttacattttttatttgtaattacgtgaagttcttcttcttcttttcctttcggcttttcccttcagaggtcgccacagcgaataaattgcctccatctaaccctgtctgctgcatcctcttctctcacaccaactaccttcatgtcctctttaaccacatccataaaactcctctttggtcttcctctaggcctcctgcctggcagtgggaaactcagcatcttCCTTCCAATATATtcattctctctcctctggacatgtctgaaccatctcagtctggcctctctgactttatctccaaagcctctaacatgtgctgtccctctgatgtactcattcctgatcctattcatcctggtcactcccaaagagaaccttagcatcttcagttctgctacctccagctctgcctcctgtcttttcctcagggacactgtctccagaccaaacaacatggctggtctcaccacagttttgtaaacctttcctttcattttagctgaaactcttttatcacacatcacacctgacacttttgtCCAGCCGTTCTAGCCTGCCTGTacatgcttcttcacctcttttccacactctccattgccctgtactgttgaccctaagtacttaaaatcctccaccttcttgatctcttctccctgtaacctcactcttccatttgggtccctctcattcacacacagattcTCCTTCTTGCtgtggctaaccttcattcgtctcctttccagggcaaacctccacgcctctagcttctcctccacctgttccctgctctcactacatatcacaatgtcatctgcaaacatcatagtccatggagactcctgtctgacctcgtctgtcatcctgtccatcaccatagcaaacaagaaggggctcagagctgatccctgatgtagtcccacctccaccttgaactcctctgttactcctacagcacacctcaccactgtcttacagtcctcatacatgtcctgcaccactctaacatacttctctgccactccagacttcctcatacacaaccacagttcctctctggtcaccctgtcataagctttctccagatctacaaagacacaatgcagctccttctgaccttctctggacttctctatcaacatcctcaaagcaaatattgcatctgttgtactctttcttggcatgaaaccatactgctgctcacagatgttcatctctgcccttagcctagcttcaactactctttcccatagcttcatcgtgtggctcatcagctttattcctctgtagttgccacaactctgcacatctcccttgttcttaaagatgggcaccagcacacttctcctccattcctcggcatcttctcactatctaagatcctgttgaacaacccagtcagaaactctactgctacctctccgagacacgtccatacctccacaggtatatcatcaggaccaagtgcctttccactcttcatcctcttcaatgccctcctcacttcatccttactaatctttgctacttcctggtccacaacagtcacctcttctactcttcgttctctctcattttcctcattcatcaactcttcaaagtactctttccgtcttcccatcacactattggcacctgtcaacacacttccatccttatcctttatcaccctaacctgctgcacgtccttcccatctttatctctctgccttgccaacctatacaggtcagtctctccctccttactgttcaacctagcatacaagtcatcgtaagccccttgtatgccctttgccacctctactttcaccttacgctgcatctccctgtactcctgtctactctcttcagtcctctcagtgtcccacttcttcttagctaacctctttctctggatccactcctgcacctcctcattccaccaccaagtctccttatctcctttccttccagatgacacaccaagtactctccgacctgtctccctgatcacatttgctgtagttgtccagtcatctggaagcacctcctgaccatccaaagcctgtctcagctctttcctgaaagtcatacaacactcttcctttttcagcttccaccatttggtcctctgctctgcctctgccctcttcatcttcttcaccaccagggtcatcctacacaccaccatccgaTGCTGTTtggctacactctcatctaccactactttgcaatCACTGATCTCCTttagattacaccgtctacacaagatgtagtctacctgtgtgctcctacttccactcttataggtcaccctatgttcctgcctcttctggaagaaagtattcactacagccatttccatcctttttgcaaagccaaccaccatctgtccttctgcgttcctctcttggatacctcctcatcatctctgtttcctgcaccaacatgtccattaagtctgcaccaatgacaactctctcacttctagggatgctctgcattacttcatcaaggtccaccatttctgcttctcctccagctcacatcctacctatggagcatacccactaacaacattgaacatcacaccttcgatttctagcttcaggctaaTCACtggatctgacactcttttacCTCCAGGagattcctaacaaactcctccttcaagataactcctactccatttcttttcctatctacaccatgatagaacaacttgaaccctgctcctaaacttctagctttactacctttccacctggtctcctggacatacagtatgtccaccttcctcctctgcatcatgtcaaccagctctctatcttttcctgtcatagttccaacattcaaagtccctactctcagtcctagacgcttggtgttcctcttctctctcttcctacgaacacaccttcctcccctccttcttcgaccaacagtagtccattttccaccagcACCCTGTAGGTCAACAGCACTGATGGctgtcgttgttaacccgggcctcgaccgatccggtatggaagttatacatttgattcgcatgattgatttggccaaagttttacgtcggatgcccttcctaacacaaccctctgtacagtatttatccgggcttgggaccggcacaataagacactggcttgtgtccccttgcggatACATTTTGTAATTACGTGAAGttattttgtagaaatctgcTTTCACTTTGACACACAAGAGTCTTTTTTATGAAAATTACTGTCACAAAAACCAAATTAAATTGAGCATAATTCAATGTTGAAATGCAAACACAGGATAAAAAAACTTCCAATGGGAGTGAACATTTTCTATAGGCACCATAAATAGTGAGTATACAGTGATCACTTACAACGATTTTCTACTGGCAGTTATTTACATGCTGATGTCTGGATGCCATGACGGCTTTCACCTTGTGCAAATCATGTGATGCACCCTGTAATCTAAtaccaaacaacaaacaaaaagcaagtATTTCTTTCTTTGGCTCTGAACTCTGCTGTATTGTGAGTGAAACATATAACACAACAAGTCAGACGTTATTAATTCTGAAAGGAAATGCAACACCGCCCTGCAGGGAAACTGAGATCCATAATGTAAACTGTTTAATAGAGTGCTGCCTCTCAACAGCCTCATTGTGTAACTATGCAAAATGCTAAcatacatgaaatgtcacatgaAGCAATGAGAATTGTCTTGTCCCCGTAGGCTTCATGCCTCAGCAAGCATTAACTATTTATTTCCACAAGTTCGTGTTTGACGGCATATGAATATGAATGCCAAATGAAGCTATTTAATCACAATCAATAAGGAATGATTTGAAAGTGATAATGAGGGGCTCTTCTGGGAGTGGGAATAAAATGCAGATCTGTGATCAATTATACATGAGCTGTGATATACGTAATGGACATCAGCCAGAGAAATTGATATGCAGAGTCAACAAAATTAATAGAACGGGTTTGACTTTGCACTTAATATACCGCATATGGTGCACTGTATATTTTATAGTAATTAGCTAATGCTTATTGATGCAGGAACCATTAAAagttcattctttttttcttgtttgaataAATGTGTGGGGCTGCATTGGATCTCAGCAAGGGAGACAATGTTTTGTTGATTGAAACTGAGCACAGAAGACCATTTTCAATAGACATGAAAATGTGAGCTTTATTCTTGTGGTAAATATTTCTCTCAAATAGTAAACCCTGCACATACTACTCACCTCTGATGGTGTCCCGTAGAAGTTGTCTGCTTTGCTGCCCAGTTTCGGTGGTGCAGTGTGGCTATGTGTATGTGTCGGGGggacagtgtttgtgtgtccaggAGCCCTGATATTCCTGCTCATCATTCCTGATGGGAAACTGTTCGCTTGCATCTCTTGGCGGTACTTGTCATAAAGCAGATTGGAGGCACTAAGAACTGGGGCTCCTCTGGATTCTGCGTCAGGCTTGGAGGGGTCTTTAGGTGTGTCTTTGAAGGACGTGGGTGTCTGGCTGTGGGGGTAGGTGGAGAGCCTGGATGGTAGAGAAGATACCTGATAAGGACCGTCAGAAGCCTGGGGTTTAAACTGAGGATTCTTTCGGACATAGGTAATGATCTTAGGGCGAACTCCTTTAGGCTTCAGTTTGGGTGATGGGGAGCTCTCTTTGGGGGAGTTGTGGTTAGAGTTGGGGGAACTCTGCTGGTTGTGAAGAGGCGCTTTAGGGATTCCACTTGTGCTTATATTAGTTTTGACTGGTGCTCTCAAGCAACTGTTGCCATAGCCCTGAGCTGATGTTGGTACAGCAGGGTTGCATCCCGATGGGATGTGTCGAACCACTCCAGGGACATTCCTGGAAATGAGGTACATGGAGGGTTGCCTGCGTGGTGAGCCCTGGGGTGTCCTGAGAGGGGAGTGGGGAGGGGTAGATGACCTGGAGTCGACCCCAGTCCTGTTGGGACTGGAGCAGTTTCTTCTGTATGTAAGCTGAGTCTGGGGTCTCTTCTCTAAGGTGGAAGGGTTTGATGGACTGGAGCTATGCCGTACAGTTGTGGCCTGCTGTCTTTCCACTGCTGGAGTCTCCCTGTTGGATGCCTGGCTGGGCTGCTGAAGCTGGGAGAAACCAGATGTGTTGTAGAGATGTGAGAAATCTGATGGTTCACGTAAAGATGATTTTGTAAACTTTCTGTTTGACCCATTACTGTGTGGATCTGGAGAATGGTGAAGGGTCGAAGGTGTCCCAGCCTCGGTTGGATGAGAATGGGTCTCTGCTAAGCTCCTcgatcttcccatctctgtctgacAGAGAGGTCTGACGAGCTGTTGTCGTCGTGGGGGTAGAACTCTGTCATCAAATCCGGCCTTTCTCCTCTGGCCCATCCCTCCATCAGAGGACAATCCATTTCTGTGATGACTTTCCTCCCCGTGTCTCTGATCCTGGCTGCAGTATTGGGGACAACCATGTTTCTGTTGAAGATGCGTTGGTGGGGAGTTCTGATTGGTATCCACAGGGGCTGCACTTCTTCTGGTGTGGGCTGAGGTAGTGTTGTTGGCATTAGGATAAGGGTTGGTCTTAGACATAGAGATGAGAGTTGCTTCTCCACTACTATCCAGAGCACTAGACAAGCTTCCACTGAGAGCTACTGCTGATAGACTGGagacaaacacatttgtctCGGACTTGGACTCCTTCAGACCTCCCTTTCGTTTCTCCCTGCCTGACCTGGTGTCCCTTTTCTCTACTGAGCTTGTCACACATTTGTCAAGCTCTTCAGTGCTATGACAGCCCATTCGTTTCTGCACCTCTTTGCCCCTTTGTATTTTGCTCTCCACTTTGTTGCTGTCATTGTCATTTCTCCGCACGCCAGTCGAAGCAGAGCTGGCAGTTGAACTGGAGGAAATGGACATGGGACCTTCATCTTTTTCATCCCTCAGACTTCCTCCATCGTCTTCCTCCTCATTTTCCTCCTGATTCCTGTTTCCCAAGAATGTGTGTATCTCCTGACGCTCCAAAATCTCAAACTGTCTGAGCTCGGGCTCCATGCATTGCTGTTCGGAGCCCCAGATTACTAACTTGTCTGGGGATTCAGTCTGAGAAACCAAAGGAGGAATGGAGCTTGCGCTGTACCCAGAGTCCTCAATCAAGTCTCTGCCTTTTTGATCACTGATTGAAGACAACTGATTTGCGTTATCATCCCCAGACTGACTGAACTGGATCTGGGTTTTACCTCCAACCTTTTCTCCTCTGTCAACATTGACCCGTAGTCCCTGGTAACTACTTGGAACGCTCATGTCCGACTGATTTTTGTAGCCACACTCAAATACACCTGCAGGGTGCTGAGGCCATTTATGGAGTTACTGGAGCTGCGTCCTTCTCTGTCTATCCTCTTCAGGGTCTACGTGATGACGACCATTCAGTTTAATAATCCAGGGGCAAAATGTCATCTCATGAAATCTGTTTCACTTTAACTCACCACTTATCTTGCATTTGCGGTGATTTAACTAAGCTGTATTTGAAAGGTTTTTCAGGAAGATGGATGTCTCTTCAgtctgaaataaaaaacaacaaaggaagCTGTTAGAAAGAGCAACAGGTGTGCTTAAAATGCAGCCACACATTTCACATAGAAAACATCCTCTTTGAACCCCCACAGAGCCACTTATGGGGTTTTGTATTTAGTCTCATCCGGGTGGTGGCAATTTGTGAAATCAACTGTGTTTATAACACGCCATCTTGTGCTCTTTATCTGTGTAACTCATATCAATAATGGTCAgttgaaataaaattaaagcagctggacaaaaaacatcagaggcATAACAGAAAATTTTTCTCAGAGGCATATTTTTCCAAGCAGATGCTgcattaatttatattttaagcAAAGCTATGTTAGTTTAAGTGTCCAATGTGATGTGGCAGGTCAATGAATACATTCAAGGAATACTAATGTTCAAACTGTAACCAGCATGAGCAGCTGCGGCATTAATAATAGGAACAATGACTATGGATGTTCAGTTGAGGGCTGGATGAAAAGAGATAAGTGAAGACAGAAGCAGAGGACTGCAAGTGTTTGCATCAAGTAAAGGAGTCACCCTGGGGATGCCTCACGAAGAAAGGCAAAGAGGAAGAAGGGTGCGAAGTGTTTTGTAATGagcgttttttttcttcttctcaagAGACACTGAAAAGTAGAAGGTAGGACTGAGTGGAACCATCTGCACAAAAAAAGCATCTTCCATCCATTTTGGTTATATAGGCTGTACAACAACAGCCAGTAGCAGCTCAGGAGGAATGAATCCATATTGTATTTCTGATCACTACAGGAGGTTAGCACTCTTCTCTCAACATGCTTTCTCCAACATGCCATATGGCTGATTAAGGCAATGTCGCGATCTAGTTGTACACAACAAAAGCACATCCGTCTTCAATAAATGATTAAGAGGCTCGACTGTCACGTTTCTGCTTTCACAGTGAAGACTTCTGGGTGTGTCTTTACAGTTCTTCATAATTATACAACAGCTCTGTGAGGAATTCTTATTCTGCCTTAAACCACAGAATATTAATGGGTTTAGTTTTGTTGGCCAGAAGGGAGAATATTCTTTAGTTACTTGTTTGTAAGTCTGTTTCCAATATCATACTAAGAATTATCTGTCAATCAAATTCAATCAAAGCTGTCAGGGACACATGCTCAGTTATCACCATCATCTGTGTAGGCAGAGCATATTGTAAATTTAGACCAAGATGGTCATTAGAGTCAAATAAATCAATCCCCACAAAGAGCACGGTTGTTTTCAGTCGGTCGTCCTCTCCAGTTTGGTTTCAGAGGAGAGGTGGTCCAGAGATAAAACACCACTTACCTGTATTCATGGAGATGAGCATTTGTACCCCACAGCTGAGGTTTATTTGACAGTAGGAGGGCAAACTTACCTGTTGAATGTAGCCTTAGCAGAAAACTTGCCTTTTGATGCCATTCTTGGCAATGATGTTCCCACTTTAGTTGATCTGATGTCCCAGAGTAACCTGTTGGAGGAAGAGAAGGTTGATTCTGTCCCTAAAAAGTCAGAAAGTGAACCAGTGAACCCTGTGAATGTCCGTACTAGAGCACAAAAAGCTAAAGTCATGTTTGAGGAGCTTCCTTTTTGGGAGGAAGAGTTTGAGGCTCAGTCAGGGAAGCCCAGGAAAACAAAAGCCCAGAGAAGGCAGGAAAAATTTGCGTTTTCTTCACAAGAACAGAACAAGGTTGAGAAACggtttgtctgtctggttgttctgcgttctgctgctggagaagccATTGCTCCTACCCTCCAACGCACCTGCACCTTTTGCacttgcactttttgcacttgcactttgatattttgtatttttgcacatttggaaaataaagaaggaaaaaaaaagaaaagaagtcgaCCACTCAAATGCTGCTCAAATgcttatatgtgtgtgtggttaacAAACCATCACACTGAATATTTGAGCAGTTTCCAAAGTTGGAATAGATTTCCCACCTTCTAATTATGTTTGCAGCAGGGGCGTCTGTTCTCATTAGCGGGTGGCTCCTCTGTGTGTCCTGTGGCAGCAAGCAAGCTGACTGCTAAGGTGGCAGCTTCCACCGCCTGTGGCATATTTGGTAGCACTCAAAATCTGAAGAGCCAAATTCTTTCCAATTACACTGGAAAGGGAAACGTTCAAATGTGATTTGAATTTCCTCAAGGTCATCTTGAAAGTAATTTGGAGATATCATCACGGTTTTGAGAGGAGTCTGTTAAAAGAAGATCAGCTTTGGGGAACTCGGTGAGCTGAGCGTGGTTAAAAAGGCACTTTGACTTAAGGTTTGCAATTATGGAACCAAAATTTCAGATAGCGTTAAAATAAAGCAGTTCTATTCTATACTGGTATTCTGCTCAGAATCCAAAATTACTGACAGATGCAGAGAAATTCATTCAGATAGACAAACATGTAGGATAATTCACACACTGTCTGCCCCAGTCAGTCTGTGTGTACATTGCTAATATTTATCCACGACTGGGGCACACAATCAAATAATTAGCTAATTAGAAAGCacgcacagaaaaaaaaactcaaagagGCGGGGAAGGAGAGGGATGAGAGTGGGAGACAGAGACTTGTGTTATGGAGCGAATTCTCCGAGAGGACATGGTGGCAGATCGATTACGGCACTGATGTAGCGCCGCAGCTTGTGCTGATGACAGCAGTCTTTGGAGGCTGAGCGCTAAGCTTGGTCACAGTGGCTGAACCAGAATAAGCTGCGTCTCACCCAACAGCGTGGCTGACAAAATCAATCTGGCAAAAGCCTAAACacgaaaagaaaaagcagaagaacCTGTCGgagtgtttgaaaaaaaataacctgTTGTGATGATGAAAAGCACAAGCACAAGCAAGAAACATGCATTTtagaaagagagggaaaaaaagaaacacttggCAGGCTGTCACTGCGTTCACACTCTCTTATTTTGGTGAAATACATACAAGCATGCAGTAAGTACAGAAGATCACATGGGAGTGAGAATTGGACGGGAGGTaagttgatgtttttctttgacaGAAATATGAATTATGCAATTACAAATGTAACGAATGTGAAGAGAAATATCTTTGATCATCAGGCCTTTTCTGTTTGATCAGAGGATGATAAGACAGGGATGATTTCTGGCTTCTTGAGTTGTGTATGCACTATTGCCAACGGTGCTGCAGGCAAACAGttcatttacattatttttttatttgtttgctagTTATCCGCAAAGAATAAACAAGGTATCAGTGATGACATGACAGCTTCTCTCAGAATTAAATTGCTTTAGCATGGCACTAGCTTTTACCTTGAGATAGATTTCTGAGCATACCAAAGAGGACAGTGCCGATATTAGCGATGCATATATGCATGCTGAGGTGATCTGGGCTGGAATTTGTAATGAAGGCGGGCTTTGGTTCACTTGATGGTGAAATCGACTAGTTTGAGGTAACTGTTCGGTCTATAGCCCTCTCGGGAAAACAGGAGGAAGCAACGCCTAAGAAAAAATTGAACAGTCCTACTTCTGTTGTCATGGAAATGCCAAATCCCTGGGAATGGAAGAGTACGCGTCCTGACCCCTGCGTCTTCCATCAGGGAAAAAAGGTCGGTTGGAAACAGACAGCACAGTTCTGAAGGTCAGCTTTATGCTTTTGCATTCACAGCTCACGCATACATTCTGCTGTGCATCACTTTCACATGCGAACTCACGCCCACGCACGATGAAGATGAGATACACAACTGCTCGAAATAGCTGCGTGAAGGAGCAATCACGTCCCTGCAAAACAGGCAGATAGACGCATCGCTGGAGCGATGAGAGCATGGGGCAGGATAAGATGATATCTCAGCAGTGATCAAGTTCAGTGAAGGACTTGGATTTGTGATTTTCACCAGGCTCCTAACCTATCAAGTGCTGCATTTAACCAGCGAAAAGCTCTTCTGAGAAGGGGGAGAAATGACGAGCTGAGAACATGACGTGATGGGGGTGGGGGTCTCAATGTAACTCGAGGTGAAAATCTAAAGTGGTGTACAATTGAGAGAAGAGACAGGCCTTCCCCGTcctcgtttttttttctctggatGTGAGCAGGAATCAGTCTGTGTGGGCGAGAGACTGAGACACAAACTTGAAGGTGGGTGAGACGAGACAAGCAGATGGATACAGAAAAGAGGAGAGCTGTTGCAGAAGGGCtgcggcttttttttttaattaggcTGATTGAAGGGAATACATCATCTAAGCCTCTATAGGATAAGCTATAGAGCCCTGAAGTTTCTGAAGTGACTTGGTGAGAGAAACCCAAGAGAGGAGAGTGAAATAATTATTGAGAATCCCTCACCAGATAGAATGCTAATTAGTACTGAATTACGCTCATTGATGGAACTGggaacatgtttttggattttataAGTTTCTGTTCTCCAGGTAGACACGCGAGTCTCATGATAAAAGTAAGCCTGGACTCTAAGAGTTGCAGCTGGCTTGTCTCCTCCAGGCTTCTCATTTAGGGACTGTATGAAAGTTAAAATAGTTACACCAGAAAGATGTTTGTAATTAAGTTATACTGAAACAGAAGCTAGAAGAGATGAGTCATCGAAAATGCTtttgaggaagagagagaagaggaattCATTTAACCGCTCTTGACTCCAGAACAGAGAATGAGGCTGAATTATTCAGCATGTTGCtatattttccataaatatcccGAGATATGGGTATGAGGGTGTGTGATCTGATTTTCTAGGTGAAGGAGAGGCTCCGAAgacaatattaaaaatgatgtGTAGGGTTTTCCtttttacaaaatgaaatataagaTTCCACCCTCCTCTCTACCGAGCTCCCTC
This genomic stretch from Acanthochromis polyacanthus isolate Apoly-LR-REF ecotype Palm Island chromosome 17, KAUST_Apoly_ChrSc, whole genome shotgun sequence harbors:
- the mtus2a gene encoding microtubule-associated tumor suppressor candidate 2 isoform X1 codes for the protein MSVPSSYQGLRVNVDRGEKVGGKTQIQFSQSGDDNANQLSSISDQKGRDLIEDSGYSASSIPPLVSQTESPDKLVIWGSEQQCMEPELRQFEILERQEIHTFLGNRNQEENEEEDDGGSLRDEKDEGPMSISSSSTASSASTGVRRNDNDSNKVESKIQRGKEVQKRMGCHSTEELDKCVTSSVEKRDTRSGREKRKGGLKESKSETNVFVSSLSAVALSGSLSSALDSSGEATLISMSKTNPYPNANNTTSAHTRRSAAPVDTNQNSPPTHLQQKHGCPQYCSQDQRHGEESHHRNGLSSDGGMGQRRKAGFDDRVLPPRRQQLVRPLCQTEMGRSRSLAETHSHPTEAGTPSTLHHSPDPHSNGSNRKFTKSSLREPSDFSHLYNTSGFSQLQQPSQASNRETPAVERQQATTVRHSSSPSNPSTLEKRPQTQLTYRRNCSSPNRTGVDSRSSTPPHSPLRTPQGSPRRQPSMYLISRNVPGVVRHIPSGCNPAVPTSAQGYGNSCLRAPVKTNISTSGIPKAPLHNQQSSPNSNHNSPKESSPSPKLKPKGVRPKIITYVRKNPQFKPQASDGPYQVSSLPSRLSTYPHSQTPTSFKDTPKDPSKPDAESRGAPVLSASNLLYDKYRQEMQANSFPSGMMSRNIRAPGHTNTVPPTHTHSHTAPPKLGSKADNFYGTPSEVGRSASFKGSSPEDALQSRTAAQAGGSGSLLRSGRGLRLGLGAVTRTTTGSAKVRGPGQGQRSALVFSQPVQPVSPATSQKGQDNTDDQVFTHNAPAAPPPAPTAAAQPQAAASRSLLPKASQSGLRPPGFSSSRLPAGRLAAFGFVRSSSVSSVSSAHSADSTQSDPCRTAHRLSVSEEPPLHRVTTGTASTDHQRGAPCRSNSLQPPSTPALPRRYLPPQPRSSPGVGRKEFQRSSEVTRSLPSSPKRLAVVPPKPQSPVQSGQRPAAAVRGSAPLGSPRRVAPLRLQQEQQENLQREKEEAQQKERERQAEERKKEEQREEVQRLQGRCEQQERQLKSLRDELRKTSLGLEAFIITTQHYCLKNKTKEENQRQLYLEMQKIRDEMASNSVRWERLQREKTALEVAFERELQELQLQQEAELAAVEEGLRKCHSAETEHLKAEHQSEMEELRTHQQEQVEEMTVGHQAAIQELRDMHNITMATLHEEHARTMRDLRKAHEQQKMLLEEDFEKLRLSLQDQVDTLTFQNQSLRDKAKRFEEALRRSTDEQIVDALAPYQHIEQDLKSLKEVVEMKNQQIHQQEKKISDLEKVQAQKNVFLEEKVQVLQQQNEDLKARIEMNLALSRQLSEDNANLQESVEKESTEKKRLSRNNEELLWRLQTSPLMSPTSSPLHRSFSTSPVPSSPLFFSSPVAGCDSPSHCHGCSQQAQYSSPSHRAATNQNLSPGPATPAHRAAINQNFSSNPATPTHRAAVNQNFSSNPATPTHRAPASRCNSNSCLSSLQR
- the mtus2a gene encoding microtubule-associated tumor suppressor candidate 2 isoform X2: MSVPSSYQGLRVNVDRGEKVGGKTQIQFSQSGDDNANQLSSISDQKGRDLIEDSGYSASSIPPLVSQTESPDKLVIWGSEQQCMEPELRQFEILERQEIHTFLGNRNQEENEEEDDGGSLRDEKDEGPMSISSSSTASSASTGVRRNDNDSNKVESKIQRGKEVQKRMGCHSTEELDKCVTSSVEKRDTRSGREKRKGGLKESKSETNVFVSSLSAVALSGSLSSALDSSGEATLISMSKTNPYPNANNTTSAHTRRSAAPVDTNQNSPPTHLQQKHGCPQYCSQDQRHGEESHHRNGLSSDGGMGQRRKAGFDDRVLPPRRQQLVRPLCQTEMGRSRSLAETHSHPTEAGTPSTLHHSPDPHSNGSNRKFTKSSLREPSDFSHLYNTSGFSQLQQPSQASNRETPAVERQQATTVRHSSSPSNPSTLEKRPQTQLTYRRNCSSPNRTGVDSRSSTPPHSPLRTPQGSPRRQPSMYLISRNVPGVVRHIPSGCNPAVPTSAQGYGNSCLRAPVKTNISTSGIPKAPLHNQQSSPNSNHNSPKESSPSPKLKPKGVRPKIITYVRKNPQFKPQASDGPYQVSSLPSRLSTYPHSQTPTSFKDTPKDPSKPDAESRGAPVLSASNLLYDKYRQEMQANSFPSGMMSRNIRAPGHTNTVPPTHTHSHTAPPKLGSKADNFYGTPSEVGRSASFKGSSPEDALQSRTAAQAGGSGSLLRSGRGLRLGLGAVTRTTTGSAKVRGPGQGQRSALVFSQPVQPVSPATSQKGQDNTDDQVFTHNAPAAPPPAPTAAAQPQAAASRSLLPKASQSGLRPPGFSSSRLPAGRLAAFGFVRSSSVSSVSSAHSADSTQSDPCRTAHRLSVSEEPPLHRVTTGTASTDHQRGAPCRSNSLQPPSTPALPRRYLPPQPRSSPGVGRKEFQRSSEVTRSLPSSPKRLAVVPPKPQSPVQSGQRPAAAVRGSAPLGSPRRVAPLRLQQEQQENLQREKEEAQQKERERQAEERKKEEQREEVQRLQGRCEQQERQLKSLRDELRKTSLGLEAFIITTQHYCLKNKTKEENQRQLYLEMQKIRDEMASNSVRWERLQREKTALEVAFERELQELQLQQEAELAAVEEGLRKCHSAETEHLKAEHQSEMEELRTHQQEQVEEMTVGHQAAIQELRDMHNITMATLHEEHARTMRDLRKAHEQQKMLLEEDFEKLRLSLQDQVDTLTFQNQSLRDKAKRFEEALRRSTDEQIVDALAPYQHIEQDLKSLKEVVEMKNQQIHQQEKKISDLEKVAQKNVFLEEKVQVLQQQNEDLKARIEMNLALSRQLSEDNANLQESVEKESTEKKRLSRNNEELLWRLQTSPLMSPTSSPLHRSFSTSPVPSSPLFFSSPVAGCDSPSHCHGCSQQAQYSSPSHRAATNQNLSPGPATPAHRAAINQNFSSNPATPTHRAAVNQNFSSNPATPTHRAPASRCNSNSCLSSLQR